In Streptomyces capitiformicae, one genomic interval encodes:
- a CDS encoding phage major capsid protein — translation MAITNFKPQIWSARLLVAWRKALVYGGPMVVNRDYEGDIAEAGDVVKITSISDPTISDYVPNSTTITPEELTDAQRNLVIDQSKYWAFKVDDVDKRQAKGNVMPEAMSRAAYKLADTADQYVAGLYTGVAAGNNLGTVPVVAATPEDAYDDVLVPLKVVLDEADVPTVGRYCVVPAWFHGRLLRDDRFVSADKAGTTEGLRNGFVGRAAGFDIMMSNNCPNPTGDDYVVQAGVNAAISFAEQINKTEAYRPESSFSDAVKGLALYGAKLVRPDGIAIATASQT, via the coding sequence GTGGCTATCACCAACTTCAAGCCGCAGATCTGGAGCGCCCGGCTCCTGGTCGCGTGGCGCAAGGCACTCGTCTACGGCGGGCCCATGGTGGTCAACCGGGACTACGAGGGCGACATCGCCGAGGCCGGTGACGTCGTCAAGATCACTTCCATCAGTGACCCGACGATCTCGGACTACGTGCCGAACTCGACGACGATCACGCCGGAGGAGCTGACCGACGCTCAGCGGAACCTGGTCATCGACCAGTCGAAGTACTGGGCGTTCAAGGTCGACGACGTCGACAAGCGGCAGGCCAAGGGCAACGTCATGCCGGAGGCCATGAGCCGGGCCGCGTACAAGCTGGCCGACACCGCCGACCAGTACGTCGCGGGCCTGTACACGGGCGTCGCTGCGGGCAACAACCTCGGCACCGTGCCGGTCGTCGCGGCCACGCCAGAGGACGCCTACGACGACGTCCTCGTCCCGCTCAAGGTGGTCCTCGACGAGGCGGACGTCCCGACCGTGGGCCGCTACTGCGTGGTCCCGGCCTGGTTCCACGGCCGTCTGCTGCGTGACGACCGGTTCGTCTCGGCGGACAAGGCCGGTACGACCGAGGGCCTGCGAAACGGCTTCGTGGGACGCGCGGCGGGTTTCGACATCATGATGTCGAACAACTGCCCGAACCCGACCGGTGACGACTACGTCGTCCAGGCCGGTGTCAACGCGGCGATCTCCTTCGCCGAGCAGATCAACAAGACCGAGGCATACCGCCCCGAGTCGTCGTTCTCGGACGCCGTGAAGGGCCTGGCCCTGTACGGGGCAAAGCTCGTGCGCCCCGACGGCATCGCCATCGCCACCGCCTCCCAGACCTGA
- a CDS encoding head-tail adaptor protein produces the protein MRGRGNIGRYLNRQLSVYRMQTTDDGYGGQETALVAVGTVRAKVDQPSPTERMVAAQTNSRHSHDIYLLPTADVRRGDELRGTDALGHDQVFLVQSVVQPSTPVYTKALVELTQAEGEPDG, from the coding sequence GTGAGGGGCCGCGGCAACATTGGCCGCTACCTCAACCGGCAGTTGTCCGTGTACCGGATGCAGACCACAGACGACGGCTACGGCGGGCAGGAGACGGCGCTCGTCGCGGTCGGCACGGTACGGGCGAAGGTCGACCAGCCCTCCCCGACCGAGCGGATGGTCGCCGCACAGACCAACTCCCGGCACTCGCACGACATCTACCTGCTGCCCACCGCGGATGTCCGCCGCGGCGACGAGCTGCGCGGCACCGACGCCCTCGGACACGACCAGGTGTTCCTGGTGCAGTCGGTCGTTCAGCCCTCCACACCCGTTTACACGAAGGCTCTCGTCGAGCTGACCCAAGCAGAAGGAGAACCCGATGGCTGA
- a CDS encoding HK97-gp10 family putative phage morphogenesis protein, which yields MAGRRRARVEIVGLDRLQRRLAEVVPQLKEAAQAAVQDAGKTLKADVARGVRKDTQNLQNSVEDTYDRDGLRTSVGWRDQDDLYAVFHERGTRRMPANPTLIPALAREGPQLVAKLRDEVRRQLR from the coding sequence GTGGCCGGGCGCCGAAGGGCACGCGTGGAGATCGTCGGCCTGGACCGGCTGCAGCGGCGCCTGGCCGAGGTGGTGCCGCAGCTGAAGGAGGCCGCGCAGGCGGCCGTTCAGGACGCGGGCAAGACGCTGAAGGCCGACGTGGCACGAGGCGTCCGCAAGGACACGCAGAACCTGCAGAACAGTGTCGAGGACACCTACGACCGCGACGGGCTGCGCACGTCGGTGGGCTGGCGCGACCAGGACGACCTGTACGCCGTGTTCCACGAACGCGGCACCCGCCGCATGCCCGCGAACCCCACGCTGATCCCGGCACTGGCCCGTGAGGGCCCGCAGTTGGTGGCCAAGCTGCGGGACGAAGTGAGGAGGCAGCTGCGGTGA
- a CDS encoding DUF3168 domain-containing protein produces MPVSDSALLPLQAAVLTTLKADTQLRGLVQGVFDWVAEDQAYPYIVLGEAIETPDNANDSHGSNTVITLHVWSQYRGYAQALRIAARVRALLEHRPLTIAGHRHVATYYVSQQTLTDPEPPGDIRHVPISFRVLTQVSP; encoded by the coding sequence ATGCCCGTCTCCGATTCCGCCCTGCTGCCGCTGCAGGCGGCCGTCCTCACCACCCTGAAGGCGGACACACAGCTACGCGGCCTGGTCCAGGGCGTCTTCGACTGGGTCGCGGAGGACCAGGCCTATCCGTACATCGTCCTCGGCGAGGCCATCGAGACACCCGACAACGCCAACGACAGCCACGGCTCCAACACGGTGATCACGCTGCATGTGTGGTCGCAGTACCGCGGCTACGCGCAGGCCCTCAGGATCGCCGCCCGGGTGCGGGCGCTGCTCGAGCACCGGCCGCTGACGATCGCCGGGCACCGGCACGTGGCCACCTACTACGTGTCCCAGCAGACGCTCACCGATCCCGAACCACCGGGCGATATCCGGCACGTACCCATCTCGTTCCGGGTCCTGACCCAGGTCAGCCCCTAA
- a CDS encoding phage tail tube protein translates to MAGEDATGTQLKRDSNGAGVFVTIASVEDLSGPSRTRNMIDVSAHDSPDNYREFVKGMKDGGEVTATINYQPGETTHQALDADFEEDELRDYQLVLLPGDADEHTWDFTAGISDISDEFPLDDKMAREVTFKISGKPTLTPTG, encoded by the coding sequence ATGGCCGGTGAGGACGCAACCGGGACCCAGCTCAAGCGCGACAGCAACGGCGCCGGAGTGTTCGTGACGATCGCGAGCGTCGAGGATCTGTCGGGGCCCTCCCGTACCCGCAACATGATCGACGTGTCCGCGCACGACTCCCCGGACAACTACCGGGAGTTCGTCAAGGGCATGAAGGACGGCGGCGAGGTCACCGCCACGATCAACTACCAGCCCGGTGAGACCACCCACCAGGCCCTCGACGCCGACTTCGAAGAGGACGAGCTGCGCGACTACCAGCTCGTGCTGCTGCCCGGGGACGCGGACGAGCACACCTGGGACTTCACCGCAGGCATCTCGGACATCAGCGATGAGTTCCCCCTCGACGACAAGATGGCCCGGGAAGTCACCTTCAAGATCAGTGGTAAGCCGACGCTGACCCCGACCGGCTGA